aaagttttagctgctgttattaatttctgacattatttattgtatatacatatagctTGGTTATCAAGAATTTACCATGATTTATcatgaacaaaaaatatttttaagaagtatttaaataaaaatataaatacttaacTTGTATTTCCGTATTAATGAGGCAGAGGAAGAAATTTTgtgaggaaatttttttaatttattaaaaataaaaaatatctatacttaatttgacttcttatttatgaaagtaaaggaaaaatagatttttcaaaactaattttaaaagtgattgacatttcaaataaattatgatactgaTAATAGCAGatatctttcaatttttgtttattttctagagaaattacattttattgcaaaaatatttgaaagtatgtgcaaaaaaatttcaaaatctccatatgatttttatgaattattttttattatgatttagtctatattttattttaaaatattaaaattgtcagTTGTCTGCTAATTTAAGTCATAATAAATTAGGGCAAACTACacaattgtaaataatgttgACAGTGtcattaaacaaatttatttattaaaaataagtaaagtaaattGGCAGgcgataattttaaaaaatgtatgtgaaaaattttcaggtaCTGAAGCTAGCCGACTAATAAATTTCGTTGTTTTCAGaagcgataaattattaaaaaaaaaaaaaaaagttatttaaagaaatagcacttatagtttttaaaattttctacaaatctTTTCTTTCAGCGTCATCAATAGTAACACAAGCAATACGAACCATTGTCATCATACTGTTCGTCGAAAcacattttgaattatttctctATTAAATTCTTACAATAtcagaataaattatttaaaataacttctCTACATTAATTGTTAAGtgaacttcatttttttatcagtaaaaaatttagccGACATCTCAAGACAGCTCCCAAGTAAAACTGATCCAATTTAAAAAGCTAATGCGcagcgaaatttaaatttactacgcACTCAAGATGgcgcaaaatttaaattaacgctCCCTCGCGACACCAATTGTTGGCGACACTGAGAACTTCagtaaatttgttaataattaattattccaatACTACAATCAATAAAACGATAGTATCAATTATTGAACACCAGCTAAATaactgaataaattaaaaataaatatcagtaattaaattaccaaagttttaattaatcaaaactgaagaaaaaaaaatttatttatctagtGTTAAAAATTCGTCATACCaaattaacaacaaaaaaataattcagtggttatttataaatacacacACGTCCATGATGGTGTCGTGATCGGGAAAACGCtagatattattataatttgttcCTCATTCATTTATGTAGCCTACATACTTACATTTTagtgaataatataaatagtgTGGCTGCATTACACTGAATTAAatcgttataaataataaaaccagACAATTGTTGCCGTTATTCTatactttgaattataatataagtaattatatttgtcataatatatatatacatataaatatatagatgatATTATTGAGGATTGAATTCTTAATCCTGTAATAATATAGTTGGTCATCGTACGGAAGATCCAAAAAGACAAGAGTCTATCGGAAGTTTAACTTAACGACAATTGCGGCTGTAGATTAtatgctttattttttttatatcactaTTTATTGCGATACTtactgtaataattaatagttataagagttactttttttattcaaaatggCAGCTACCAGAAGATTGCAAAaggtaaattcaaaaaattattattttgtaaatttataaattatcattatcacaggccttcaatatatatttattcatgtcattgtaatttatgtgtgtcattaacatttaattgtacaaaaaaaaaagtatgaagtCATTGAACTCAAGGATAAATCCTTTTGTATCaaatgaatgttttttttttattaccagttcaatttattattttaaaaatttttaggagCTGAATGATTTGAGAGCATCGGCAATGAAAAACTTTACGAACATTCAAGTTGATGAATCCAATATTCTTAATTGGCAAGGATTAATTTTACCggtgaatatataaatatatgaggaacataatttaattattaataaatgatttttctgGGTTACATTTAATTCTAGGATAACCCGCCGTATAATAAAGGAGCGTTtcgtattgaaataaatttccctGCAGAGTATCCATTTAAACCACCGAGGATAACATTTAAGACTAAAATATATCATCCAAATGTTGATGAGAAAGGTCAAGTATGTTTACCAATAATTACTGCTGAAAATTGGAAACCAGCGACAAAAACTGATcaaggtaaattttattttaaacttttaaatcaatataacatttaatatgtaaggtaagagacctagtactcgatcagggaactagtacccgatcacttatatatttattactatattctaataaatatagatatataaatacttgAAGTCATAGGGTACTAGGTCTCTTACCTTATCtccactattttattttagtctgtaaatgtataaatgtctaaaattgttatttatattctagAAAACTTCTAGATAATTTatgattcaaaatataatttgtatgataaaaagtaagttattaaattacagtGATTCAAGCGTTAATTGCATTAGTAAATGATCCGGAACCCGAGCACCCGCTGAGGGCGGATTTGGCCGAGGAGTTTCTTAAAgacaaaaagaaatatttaaaaaacgctgAAGAATTTACAAAGAAGCATGCGGAGAAAAGACGAGAGCCATCATCTGCGGAATAACGTTGATTAGTCGTCGTATCTCACCTCGATgcctaaaatatataaataccgcaaggagaaaattttgttttttatttttttctatttctatttttatttttaaattcaatccaGTTcagttttcttttctttaaatttaatcgaatAGTTATCTATCCCTCCCTCTCCTCGCTTCCCGTGTACAGTATTGGTTAATCGACGATGAGCACATgctaattataatatttataagatgaagaaataaaaaaataaactcttaagagtatcattatatttaaagaataaaacgcatactttataaataataattattataataaatcaaatatcgataaccataaaaaattttctgtattcTGGCgcatgattcaaaatttaaactatactgcatttaaattattatttaattccattattttatttttaaattatctctatactaaatatttttttgtcacatCGAGTTTGATAACTCCTGTAGATGCCAAAaggtcaataaaaataatctattatactttaatactaaaatatattaaatatttaaattaataattactgtgaTGCGATGACTGGAGTaggataataattaatttaaaactcatggatataaaaagttttgaaaaaattttattgctgataaataaagaaaaaaaaatgtaatttttgaattttatgtttaaatatcGTACATTTAATCTCGAAATGCAATTTACGGTTTAGTAACCAACTTACTCAATTTATCCCAAGCAAAATTATCGCAACCAGGTTTTAAAACGATCACTTCGTCTTTAagtatatcaaataattttttaaaaggtgTAAATCTTACGAGACTCTGTCTATcaccaataataataagcttGTGCTTAGCACGAGTAAGCGCAACATTTATTCTGGTatgatcatttaaaatttcataatctGTTACTTGTTTTTTCGACTCACGTCTATCACTTCTCGTACACGAGAGAATAATGACACGCTTATCACGCCCCTGATACTGATCCACggtatttatttctattttattttcaattaaacgTTTAAGAAGAGAAACTTGAGCTGTGAATGGTGCAATCACACCTATTTCTGATGATTCAATACCCGCTTCTCCCAATacatttaatagttttataataacaGCGGCTTCACAGTAATTAACGCAACGAGATACTTCGTTATCAAGTACATGcgatgattttatttcaacacgTAGATTGTAAGTATCTTCAGTATCTAGCATAATCACAGCATCTTTTAAATCGCAAGATAGACATTTTCTTACCCAACCTTCACTGGATTCCACGacctgataaattaaaaagttattaattaataataaataaactactcTAAGGCCATTCTCGGATAGtgttcactttttaaaaattttcaataactcaactgtcttaaaaaaaatgtacttacagttgatatcaattaggaattaaacaaaatttgttacataaatttcagtaaaattttcatgtcggttttacaatttgaattttcaaatttaactcctaattgatagcaactgtaagtaatttttaaaaaattctatatctcgACGAAATTgtcgtttttttaattaattaataaaatttaaatacgcttatgacagttgaaagtcatt
Above is a window of Microplitis demolitor isolate Queensland-Clemson2020A chromosome 1, iyMicDemo2.1a, whole genome shotgun sequence DNA encoding:
- the LOC103580129 gene encoding ubiquitin-conjugating enzyme E2 L3; the encoded protein is MAATRRLQKELNDLRASAMKNFTNIQVDESNILNWQGLILPDNPPYNKGAFRIEINFPAEYPFKPPRITFKTKIYHPNVDEKGQVCLPIITAENWKPATKTDQVIQALIALVNDPEPEHPLRADLAEEFLKDKKKYLKNAEEFTKKHAEKRREPSSAE